Proteins encoded together in one Plectropomus leopardus isolate mb chromosome 19, YSFRI_Pleo_2.0, whole genome shotgun sequence window:
- the star2 gene encoding steroidogenic acute regulatory protein, mitochondrial, producing the protein MLPAVVKLCCGISYPHLRSVAGLQRTAVAVIGQELTHLQRWGRFQHHTRTHAGLKYNDPVTEDIKPAPSKENQLFFVQKGQEAMREALCMLDDKQGWKVEITESNGDVICSKVMPGAGKVFRLEAVLEASVDELYDLLFVRVEEMHQWNPSIQHIKVLMRVGPETIVTHEVSAQTAGNLIGQRDFLSVRHSCKQNSSVYLGGTAIQLEPFPPQAGFVRAEDGPTCIIIQPLDEDSGKSRFTWLLNMDVKGWLPKSIVNQALPRAQLDFIRHLRRRLTAGATLS; encoded by the exons atgcTGCCTGCTGTTGTAAAGCTCTGCTGTGGAATCTCCTATCCACATCTGAGGAGTGTAGCAG GACTTCAACGCACAGCTGTGGCAGTGATAGGCCAGGAGCTCACACACCTCCAGAGATGGGGACGGTTCCAACATCACACGAGAACACATGCTGGATTGAAGTATAAcg ATCCTGTAACTGAAGATATAAAGCCTGCACCATCAAAAGAAAACCAGCTGTTCTTTGTACAAAAAGGCCAAGAGGCTATGAGGGAGGCTCTGTGTATGCTGGATGACAAACAAGGCTGGAAGGTCGAGATCACAGAG AGCAACGGGGATGTGATTTGCAGCAAAGTGATGCCCGGAGCTGGGAAGGTTTTCAGGCTGGAGGCGGTCCTTGAGGCCAGCGTGGACGAGCTCTACGACCTCCTGTTTGTCCGAGTGGAGGAGATGCACCAGTGGAACCCGAGCATACAGCATATCAAA GTTCTGATGCGTGTCGGACCCGAAACGATTGTCACTCACGAAGTTTCAGCCCAGACGGCGGGAAATCTGATTGGCCAAAGGGACTTTCTGAGTGTGAGACACAGTTGCAAACAAAACTCCAGCGTTTATCTTGGAGGAACAGCGATTCAGCTGGAGCCTTTCCCACCTCAGGCGGGTTTTGTGAG aGCTGAGGATGGACCAACCTGCATCATCATTCAGCCTCTGGACGAGGACTCAGGAAAAAGCCGCTTCACATGGCTCCTTAATATGGATGTCAAG ggcTGGCTGCCAAAGTCCATTGTCAATCAGGCTTTGCCCCGAGCACAGCTGGATTTCATCAGGCACCTCCGCAGACGTCTCACAGCGGGCGCCACGCTGAGCTGA